The following are encoded in a window of Plasmodium brasilianum strain Bolivian I chromosome Unknown PB_00_14, whole genome shotgun sequence genomic DNA:
- a CDS encoding fam-l protein translates to MEQKITSMLFKKISTFILLSWICHIYIYTRTYNKFLDECNNHRRKLYTRNCRLMAKYNQDKNSSVVCLKEEKTNSANYEKDICNNVKCASVKKNQSNGCLQRNARGQKMYMKNKACVFETKKYSHLEKKIFKELDYEDFLKKNRTISDRIYRKIMRKKCGLRLALPLLLFLVLSISFILDNFCRCGLTYGLFNIIILISPGSSPGPNIRETQLSSAINSFYDLLNKPPLKWFTKVLRRGKDGKLENYCVKGFLGFLIYFVPLFILGTILISAVFYYHKKVKKYENIKFRKK, encoded by the exons atggaacaaaaaattacgtctatgttatttaaaaaaatttctacgTTTATCCTTTTAAGTTGGATAtgtcatatttatatatatacg AGAacatataacaaatttttgGACGAATGCAACAATCATCgcagaaaattatatacaagaAATTGCCGTTTAATGGCAAAATACAATCAGGATAAAAACTCTAGCGTTGTATGtttaaaagaagagaaaacaAATAGTGCGAACtatgaaaaagatatatgtaataatgtaAAGTGTGCCTCAGTAAAAAAGAATCAGTCGAATGGATGCTTACAAAGGAACGCAAGAGGCCAGAAAatgtatatgaaaaataaagctTGTGTATTTGAaaccaaaaaatattcccatttagaaaaaaaaatatttaaggaACTTGATTATGaagattttcttaaaaagaATAGAACAATTAGTGATAGgatttatagaaaaataatgcGTAAAAAATGCGGATTACGACTTGCTTTacctttattattgtttttggTACTATCGATATCATTCATATTAGATAATTTTTGTAGATGTGGGCTTACATATGGtttgtttaatataataattcttatttCACCTGGTTCATCTCCTGGTCCTAATATTCGTGAAACTCAGCTTTCTTCGGccataaattctttttatgatTTGTTGAATAAACCACCTTTAAAATGGTTCACAAAAGTTTTAAGACGAGGAAAAGATGGTAAATTGGAAAACTATTGTGTAAAGGGTTTTTTAGgatttctaatatattttgtaccattattcatattaggCACCATACTTATATCAGcagttttttattatcacaaaaaagttaaaaaatatgaaaacattaagttcaggaaaaaataa
- a CDS encoding fam-l protein has protein sequence MVPDEDKIKKKKITTNICKNVCLRTELFGGKNTFNKYLEEMHNFGIKMDGRNYRLLEKNSQNKLSRSVRLMQQLPNNGIREKNDTSYYEMGVARQMNLSNRALSKDEEDNKQSMKNKTCIFETKKYSHLEKKIFKELDYIDFLKRNRTISDKVYKKIILKKYGLRHALPLLIFVLLLISLILDYSCSYGIKRWLFKALKLLSPDWFKNLHKFLRTSYLGNFLKSMGKAVTKTVTTNGGKSKTVKIITESYVSSFMIYLIYVLPFIILGSTLVLAIIYYHKKVKKFEKIKFRKR, from the exons ATGGTTCCTGATgaagacaaaataaaaaaaaaaaaaattacgacTAACATATGTAAAAACGTATGCCTAAGAACTGAATTATTTGGGGGAAAG aataCGTTTAACAAATATTTGGAAGAAATGCACAATTTTGGTATAAAAATGGATGGAAGAAATTATCGATTATTGGAAAAGAATTCGCAGAATAAACTTTCAAGAAGTGTTAGATTAATGCAACAGTTACCAAATAATGGAATACGAGAGAAAAATGATACATCTTATTACGAAATGGGCGTCGCAAGACAAATGAATCTATCAAATAGAGCTTTATCaaaagatgaagaagatAATAAACAGtctatgaaaaataaaacttgtatatttgaaacaaaaaaatattcccatttagaaaaaaaaatattcaaagagCTGGATTATATTGATTTTCTTAAAAGGAACAGGACAATTAGTGATAAggtttacaaaaaaataatacttaaaaaatacgGATTACGACATGCTTTACCTCTATTAATATTCgtattgttattaatatCACTTATATTGGATTATTCTTGTTCTTACGGAATTAAAAGATGGTTGTTTAAGGCATTGAAACTCTTATCACCTGATTGGTTCAAGAACTTACATAAATTTCTGAGAACTTCTTATTTAGGTAATTTCTTAAAGTCTATGGGAAAAGCAGTAACAAAAACGGTAACTACTAATGGTGGTAAAAGTAAGACTGTGAAGATCATAACTGAATCTTATGTAAGCAGTTTTATGATTTATCTAATTTATGTCTTACCTTTCATTATATTAGGTTCCACACTTGTATTAGCGATTATATActaccataaaaaagttaaaaaatttgaaaaaattaagttcagGAAAAGATAA
- a CDS encoding fam-m protein, which translates to MEQTIKLFLFIKIYAFIGLAWICGLRNNGKFNKYFYDNYNNDRKLGIRKYRLLAKYKLDKDSNMAHLKGDSIINERCKKNYVSSSEKWANEKNKKFNRNLLNKAQYYTEVVDYDTGMFDGKHFHFEKKWIKKKNYNNLVERNRRICDIALKKIKFRSYGFGVTQFFIFLLFGVGLAVLPTFEFWSSVGEKIKDNPLLGTLYNALDKLKNYEQFYIYLALLSVIMITLSVMLIIGIYKILRNNEKYNKIKLMTE; encoded by the exons ATGGAACAAACAATTAagttattcttatttattaaaatatatgctttCATAGGTTTAGCTTGGATATGTGGTCTTAGAAATaac gGAAAGTTTAACAAATATTTCTATGACAACTACAATAATGATAGAAAATTAGGTATAAGAAAATATCGATtattagcaaaatataaactaGATAAGGATTCAAATATGGCGCATTTAAAAGGGGATTCAATAATTAATGAAAggtgcaaaaaaaattatgtatctAGTAGTGAAAAATGGGCGAAcgaaaagaacaaaaaatttaatagaaatttattaaataaggcGCAATATTATACAGAAGTTGTGGATTATGATACTGGAATGTTCGATGGAAAACATTTCCAtttcgaaaaaaaatggataaaaaagaaaaattataataatttagttGAACGAAATAGAAGAATTTGTGACatagctttaaaaaaaataaaatttagaagtTACGGTTTCGGAGTTactcaattttttatttttttgttgtttggAGTAGGATTAGCAGTATTGCCAACTTTTGAGTTTTGGAGTAGTGTGGGGGAGAAGATTAAAGATAATCCATTATTAGGTACTTTGTATAATGCTTTAGATAAGTTGAAGaattatgaacaattttatatttatttagcaTTACTTAGCGTAATTATGATTACATTATCTGTTATGCTTATTATTGGAATATACAAGAtcttaagaaataatgaaaaatataataaaattaaattaatgacGGAGTAA
- a CDS encoding fam-m protein, which produces MDKKIKLLLFIKIYTFILLTWIYHFDSELCTYNKSIDKNYKHCKKFYTKSYRTLAKCKQNNNSNNVCLKEMLENNGVNNQRDISNNVKCREGKNKSSNRSLLNKAQYCVEIIDYNNGMFDGKHFHFEKKWIKKRDYDEFVEKKRKISDIALKKIKLRSYGFGVTIIFIFLFLGIGLAVLPKLPFLQVIWKTIEKASYFQSVKTAIEFVQKYVNNNLYIILYMVLMVILSVAVIIVIYKILRNNEEYTKMWLINE; this is translated from the exons atggacaaaaaaattaagttgctactttttataaaaatttatacatttatacttttaacaTGGATATACCATTTTGACAGTGAGCTG tgTACGTATAACAAATCTAtcgataaaaattataaacattgtaaaaaattttatacaaaaagtTATCGAACACTGGCAAAATGTAAACAGAATAATAATTCGAATAACGTATGCTTAAAAGAAATGCTTGAAAATAATGGAGTAAATAATCAAAGagatatatctaataatgtaaaatgcagagaaggaaaaaacaaatcatCGAACAGaagtttattaaataaggcGCAATACTGTGTGGAAATtatagattataataatggaatgtttgatggaaaacatttccatttcgaaaaaaaatggataaaaaaaagagattatGACGAATTTGttgagaaaaaaaggaaaattagtGATATagccttaaaaaaaataaaacttagAAGTTACGGTTTTGGTGttactataatttttatttttttatttttgggAATAGGATTAGCCGTACTACCAAAATTACCGTTTCTGCAAGTTATATGGAAGACGATAGAAAAAGCATCATATTTTCAATCTGTTAAAACGGCTATTGAGTTTGtgcaaaaatatgtaaacaataatctttatataatattatatatggtaCTTATGGTTATATTATCAGTCGCAGTTATAATAGTGATTTATAAGATCTTAAGGAATAATGAGGAATATACAAAGATGTGGTTGATTAATgagtaa